The Mucilaginibacter yixingensis genome window below encodes:
- a CDS encoding penicillin-binding protein 1A has product MFRRIKNKYLRYLVIFIYFVIVFVCAIELNFLWLFGYTPDMQDIKTPSYSVASEVYTADGKLIGKYYHENRSPIAYKDLSPNLINALVSTEDVRFYKHGGVDFYSFMTSMISTAKGDKRGASTITQQLAKNLFATRKRKSQGLVKHIPVLRTLVYKIKEWSTAYKIEHVYNKQDILTMYFNTVPFGNNSFGIKTASLKYFNKQPKDLTAPQAATLIGMLKATSTYNPINNPTRSLERRNVVLGQMEKYNYLKKDEYAADVKQPLGLDLSYVDDESQGDSYLRQAVEKWLRKWCKDNDYDLYEDGLKIYTTIDSHLQQYAEEAVAEKMKMLQRRFYSIWGNKNPWRDSKGVEIKDFLLKAEQRLPIYNLLKKKYNGDTLQMNAYFTKKKQMRVFTWHGERDTTMSTVDSIKYYAKILNTGMMTMEPTTGQIKVWVGGINYKYFKYDHVNQAKRQAGSTFKPFAYLTALDNGYSPCDKFTDKPVSINYTYEGKQETWAPNNADFHFSYRDMSLRWAMGKSVNSITAQLTEKVGWDKIVDYAHKVGIESPLKAIPSVSLGSNDVSVYEMVRAYSTFLNKGKKVDPILVTKITDQHGNVLADFKLKEEQVISPETAWLMLYMFRGGMEEPGGTSQALWEYNGLWKKNNQIGGKTGTSSDYVDGWYMGITKDLVTGVWVGDDDRSIHFNSSESGEGSHTALPIFGSFMERVYADPKSGYTYGPFPKPWGKITKEYNCPSPHIAADTTATDSLTTPVDTTLVQPQPPAPEGGGPSPEGQ; this is encoded by the coding sequence ATGTTCAGACGCATAAAGAATAAGTACCTGCGGTACCTCGTTATATTCATCTATTTTGTTATTGTTTTTGTGTGCGCTATAGAGCTTAACTTCCTGTGGCTCTTTGGCTATACACCAGACATGCAGGACATTAAAACCCCCTCTTACTCCGTAGCGTCTGAAGTTTATACCGCCGATGGCAAGCTCATCGGCAAGTACTACCACGAGAACCGCTCGCCCATAGCTTATAAAGATCTGTCGCCCAACCTTATCAACGCCCTGGTATCAACCGAAGACGTGCGTTTTTACAAACACGGCGGGGTTGATTTCTACAGCTTCATGACCAGTATGATCTCTACCGCCAAAGGCGATAAACGTGGTGCCAGTACCATTACTCAGCAGCTGGCTAAAAACCTGTTTGCTACACGTAAACGTAAATCGCAGGGTTTGGTAAAACATATCCCGGTGCTGCGTACGCTGGTTTACAAGATCAAAGAGTGGAGCACCGCTTATAAAATTGAGCATGTTTATAACAAGCAAGACATTCTGACCATGTATTTCAATACCGTTCCGTTTGGCAACAACTCGTTCGGTATCAAAACAGCATCGCTCAAATATTTTAATAAACAGCCTAAAGATTTAACCGCTCCACAGGCAGCTACCCTGATAGGCATGCTCAAGGCTACATCAACCTATAACCCTATCAATAACCCAACACGCTCGCTGGAGCGCCGCAACGTGGTTCTGGGTCAGATGGAGAAATACAATTACCTGAAAAAAGACGAATACGCCGCCGACGTTAAACAACCGCTGGGCCTTGACCTGAGCTATGTTGATGATGAATCTCAAGGCGACTCATACCTGCGCCAGGCCGTAGAAAAATGGCTGCGCAAATGGTGCAAGGATAATGACTACGACCTGTACGAAGACGGCCTGAAAATCTACACCACCATCGACTCGCACCTGCAGCAATATGCCGAAGAAGCTGTGGCCGAAAAGATGAAGATGCTGCAACGCCGTTTCTATAGCATCTGGGGTAATAAAAACCCTTGGCGAGATTCTAAAGGTGTTGAGATTAAAGACTTCCTATTGAAAGCCGAGCAGCGCCTGCCCATCTACAACCTATTGAAAAAGAAATACAACGGCGATACCTTGCAGATGAATGCTTACTTCACCAAAAAGAAGCAAATGCGGGTATTTACCTGGCATGGCGAGCGTGATACCACCATGTCTACTGTAGATTCGATCAAGTACTACGCCAAGATCCTGAACACCGGTATGATGACCATGGAGCCAACTACCGGCCAAATTAAAGTGTGGGTGGGCGGTATCAACTATAAATATTTCAAGTACGATCACGTCAATCAGGCCAAGCGTCAGGCGGGTTCAACCTTTAAACCGTTTGCCTATTTAACTGCGTTGGATAACGGCTACTCACCTTGCGATAAGTTTACCGACAAACCGGTTTCCATCAACTATACGTACGAGGGCAAGCAAGAAACCTGGGCGCCAAACAATGCCGATTTCCATTTCAGCTACCGCGATATGTCGCTGCGCTGGGCCATGGGTAAATCGGTTAACTCTATTACCGCACAGCTGACCGAGAAAGTGGGTTGGGATAAGATTGTGGACTATGCGCACAAGGTAGGTATCGAAAGCCCGCTGAAGGCCATTCCATCGGTATCATTAGGCTCAAACGATGTTTCGGTTTATGAGATGGTGCGCGCTTACAGTACATTCCTGAACAAAGGCAAAAAAGTTGATCCGATTTTGGTCACCAAAATTACCGATCAGCATGGTAACGTACTGGCCGATTTTAAGCTGAAAGAAGAGCAAGTAATCAGTCCGGAAACGGCATGGCTAATGCTATACATGTTCCGCGGCGGTATGGAAGAACCAGGTGGTACCTCGCAGGCATTGTGGGAGTACAACGGTCTTTGGAAAAAGAACAACCAGATTGGCGGCAAAACCGGTACCTCAAGCGACTATGTTGACGGCTGGTATATGGGCATTACTAAAGACCTGGTAACCGGGGTTTGGGTGGGCGATGATGATCGCAGCATTCACTTCAACTCGTCAGAGAGTGGCGAAGGATCGCACACGGCCCTGCCTATCTTCGGCAGTTTTATGGAGCGTGTTTATGCCGATCCAAAATCAGGCTACACCTACGGTCCGTTCCCGAAACCCTGGGGTAAGATCACTAAAGAATACAACTGTCCATCGCCGCATATTGCTGCGGATACAACCGCAACCGACAGCCTGACGACACCTGTTGATACCACGTTGGTACAACCCCAACCACCAGCCCCAGAGGGCGGCGGACCATCGCCCGAAGGCCAATAA
- a CDS encoding TonB-dependent receptor — translation MKFNFYPSKTSFILLLLAFCFTSLQAQNTNGKIQGTVKTTDGKRAPAVTITLTELKRTAITNENGTYIFQNVKPGSYTLNVTFIGTSGAQKTVTVMAGKVSTKDFTLTESAAQLEEVSISSGKTLNSRPVTFNKSGLSTLDMPQSTGVVSSQVIQDQQIERLGDAVRNVSGVSLTQTRGGVGETFSARGYSIGIGGGAGSIFKNGVLVNTAGFPEASTLESVEILKGSSALLYGNTSGGLIINMVTKKPKFENGGEVSMRIGSYNEYKPTIDVYGPISQNLAYRAIATYENDGSYRDHVKTERFYANPSLLYNLGKSTTILVEGDFLKSNLTPDWGVGSLNNGQAIPTQVSRSQFINTSWAYSHMNQYTGSFTLNHNFSDNWKLNFIGSAQGTDIDSYGSTQPNTVAANGDWNRTLARANTHEGDYTSQANLTGNFKTGGISHQVLFGTDVTKVNNVSYAYTINGLAIGSYAYDKINIINLDQYAQRTDEPNAVAVTRTTAPVYRYGTYAQDLISLTSKFKVLAGLRWTSQHTAQTSVDSLQKGKTIGGTAATRNDAAFSPKVSLIYQPNTTTSIYAGYSNNFAVNSGTDVSTGQGLKPSVIDQYEAGIKNEFFNGKLSANFGIYHIINNNLAVVAPFRADGVTPNTDNTVKTFSGQTTSDGLEVDLNGNLSKNFYFIAGYGYNFARYTKTSGLKGSNIEGEQLVINPRNTANASLFYTFTRSNLKGVKLGASAFYTGSRLAGYNNTVGQTQAYSRLLPVGGFVTVNVSAGYTYKKVSLLAQLSNLTNTMNYLIHDNYSVTPIPPRQFLTTLAYKF, via the coding sequence ATGAAATTCAACTTTTACCCCTCTAAAACAAGCTTTATATTGCTGCTCCTGGCGTTTTGCTTTACAAGCTTACAAGCACAAAACACCAACGGCAAAATACAAGGCACTGTTAAAACAACCGACGGCAAACGCGCTCCGGCCGTAACCATAACCCTGACAGAACTTAAACGTACCGCTATTACTAATGAGAATGGTACTTATATTTTTCAGAATGTAAAACCTGGTAGCTACACCCTTAATGTAACATTTATTGGCACCAGCGGGGCCCAGAAAACCGTTACGGTTATGGCAGGCAAAGTCTCAACAAAAGATTTTACACTTACCGAAAGCGCTGCCCAACTGGAAGAAGTAAGCATCAGCTCTGGCAAAACATTAAATAGCCGCCCGGTTACCTTCAATAAATCAGGCCTTTCTACGCTGGATATGCCCCAGAGCACGGGCGTGGTAAGCAGTCAGGTAATTCAGGATCAGCAGATTGAACGCCTGGGTGATGCCGTACGCAACGTTAGCGGTGTGAGCCTTACCCAAACTCGTGGTGGTGTAGGCGAAACATTTTCGGCGCGTGGCTATAGCATTGGCATTGGCGGCGGCGCAGGCAGCATATTTAAAAATGGCGTGCTGGTAAATACTGCCGGTTTCCCTGAAGCCAGTACCCTGGAGTCTGTTGAGATTTTGAAAGGCAGTTCTGCTTTGTTGTATGGTAACACTTCAGGCGGTTTGATTATCAACATGGTGACCAAGAAACCCAAATTTGAGAATGGTGGCGAAGTATCTATGCGCATAGGCAGCTACAATGAGTACAAACCTACCATTGATGTTTACGGCCCGATATCGCAAAATCTGGCTTACCGTGCCATTGCCACTTATGAAAACGACGGCAGCTACCGTGACCATGTAAAAACCGAACGTTTTTATGCCAACCCTTCGTTACTGTATAACCTGGGCAAAAGCACCACGATTTTAGTGGAAGGCGATTTCCTGAAATCTAACCTTACTCCAGATTGGGGTGTTGGCTCGTTGAACAATGGTCAGGCTATCCCAACCCAGGTATCACGCTCGCAGTTTATTAATACCAGCTGGGCATACAGCCACATGAACCAGTACACCGGCTCGTTTACGCTTAACCATAATTTTAGCGATAACTGGAAACTGAATTTTATTGGTTCTGCCCAAGGTACTGATATTGATTCTTACGGTTCTACCCAGCCCAACACTGTTGCCGCTAACGGCGACTGGAACCGTACATTGGCCCGCGCTAATACCCATGAAGGCGATTACACCAGTCAGGCAAACCTGACCGGCAACTTCAAAACCGGCGGCATCAGCCATCAGGTATTGTTTGGTACCGATGTTACCAAAGTAAATAACGTCAGCTATGCTTATACCATAAATGGTTTAGCTATTGGCAGCTATGCTTATGACAAGATCAACATCATTAACCTGGATCAATACGCTCAACGTACTGACGAACCTAATGCTGTAGCAGTTACCCGCACCACTGCGCCGGTTTACCGTTATGGTACCTACGCGCAGGATCTGATTAGCCTTACCAGCAAATTTAAAGTGCTGGCCGGTTTACGCTGGACATCACAACATACCGCCCAAACCAGTGTAGATTCGCTTCAAAAAGGCAAAACCATTGGCGGTACCGCAGCTACCCGTAACGATGCCGCTTTCTCGCCCAAAGTATCTTTAATTTATCAGCCCAACACTACTACATCAATCTATGCAGGCTACAGCAATAACTTCGCTGTTAACAGTGGTACCGATGTAAGCACTGGTCAGGGTTTAAAACCTTCTGTTATTGACCAATATGAGGCGGGTATTAAAAATGAGTTTTTCAACGGTAAACTATCGGCCAACTTCGGCATTTACCATATTATTAACAATAACCTGGCTGTAGTAGCTCCGTTTAGGGCTGATGGCGTAACGCCCAATACAGACAACACGGTTAAAACCTTTAGCGGCCAAACCACTAGCGACGGACTGGAAGTTGACCTGAACGGTAACCTGAGCAAAAACTTTTACTTTATTGCCGGCTATGGTTACAACTTTGCCCGTTACACTAAAACATCTGGCTTAAAAGGCTCTAACATTGAGGGCGAGCAACTGGTAATCAATCCGCGCAATACTGCCAATGCCAGCTTGTTCTACACCTTTACCCGCTCAAACCTGAAGGGCGTTAAATTAGGAGCATCGGCCTTCTACACAGGCTCGCGTCTGGCTGGTTACAACAACACTGTTGGCCAAACTCAAGCCTATAGCCGTTTATTGCCTGTAGGCGGGTTTGTTACGGTGAATGTTTCGGCGGGATATACTTACAAAAAAGTATCGCTGCTGGCCCAGCTTTCTAACCTGACCAACACCATGAACTACTTGATTCATGACAACTACAGCGTTACGCCAATTCCGCCACGCCAGTTCCTGACTACATTGGCTTATAAATTCTAA
- a CDS encoding GH92 family glycosyl hydrolase: MKNALRYLIPSLFLGGLMLQASAQKKIDNTPSVNVFIGTGGHGHTYPGPSMPFGMVQLSPDTRLEGWDGCSGYHYTDSLVYGFSHTHLSGTGCSDYGDILFMPTTGEPKLLNTEYRSSFRKKYESGSPGYYKTRLDKYNVNVELTATPRVGVHHYDYPNTPQANIIIDLKHRDEVRDAWIEVVNDHEVRGFRRSKGWAEDQYVYFYARFSKPFKTYGVALNDQVQQGKTKVEGKNVKMYLQFDNPGDVVSEVALSSVSAEGALKNLDAEMHDYGFDFKKIEKAAHNTWVNELAKIQVEGGSPPPQQSLQSAQNLYNGYNPYGGYSVGPQPKAPPVVIDQGKIKRNIFYTALYHTMLAPNIYNDVDGQYRGMDQKVHTANGFNYYTIFSLWDTYRAEHPLLTIIDKKRTLDFIKTFLAMYDEDGVLPVWPVGSWETYCMVGNHSIPVIVDAYSKGVRDFNTDKALYAMKAVVNRKQFGLGSYKNNGAVLADDNDESVSKTLEYAIDDWCIAQFAKMLNKQADYDEYIKRAQYWKNLYNNQNGYLQARTNGSWYAPFDPSEVNQNYTEGNARQYAFLVPQDVETLIAKMGGRNKFEARLDELFNTKAKITGKDQPDISGLIGQYAHGNEPSHHIAYLYNFTDDPTKTQLYLSKIMKDEYSDGPDGLAGNEDCGQMSAWYVMSALGIYNLMPGGQQYQVGLPQFDKAVISLENGKKFTVYNAAAASSNIYLQGMSLNKKPYNKLYLTYDDINKGGDFEYFAGRLPNRLFVQDLEKPSSKIVDDLIVSNPYFVAPSGTFKDNISIEIKCADADAKIYYTTDGSAPTASSTLYAAPVKLTKTTILKAIAVKDGKSSFVDAGVFKKGDGK; the protein is encoded by the coding sequence ATGAAAAACGCCTTACGTTACCTTATTCCATCCTTATTTTTAGGCGGACTGATGCTACAGGCATCGGCCCAGAAAAAAATAGATAACACACCATCTGTTAATGTGTTTATTGGCACCGGCGGGCACGGGCACACTTATCCCGGTCCGAGCATGCCTTTCGGGATGGTGCAACTAAGTCCGGATACCCGGCTGGAAGGTTGGGACGGATGCTCTGGCTATCATTATACCGATTCGCTGGTTTATGGGTTTTCGCACACGCACCTGAGCGGCACCGGCTGTTCTGACTATGGCGACATCCTGTTTATGCCTACCACCGGCGAACCCAAACTACTCAATACAGAATACCGTTCCAGCTTCAGAAAGAAGTATGAAAGCGGCTCGCCAGGCTATTACAAAACCCGGCTTGATAAATACAACGTCAACGTAGAACTAACTGCCACCCCCCGTGTGGGCGTACATCATTATGACTACCCAAACACACCTCAGGCCAATATCATCATCGACCTGAAACATCGGGATGAGGTGCGCGATGCATGGATAGAAGTGGTAAATGATCATGAGGTGCGCGGCTTCCGTCGTTCCAAAGGCTGGGCCGAGGATCAGTATGTGTATTTTTATGCCCGCTTCTCTAAGCCGTTCAAAACCTACGGCGTAGCGCTGAACGATCAGGTGCAGCAGGGCAAAACCAAGGTTGAAGGCAAAAACGTAAAGATGTACCTGCAGTTTGATAACCCTGGCGATGTGGTATCAGAAGTAGCACTATCATCTGTAAGTGCCGAGGGCGCCCTGAAAAACCTGGACGCCGAAATGCACGATTACGGTTTCGATTTTAAAAAGATTGAGAAAGCCGCACATAACACCTGGGTTAATGAGCTGGCTAAAATACAGGTAGAGGGAGGCTCGCCGCCGCCACAGCAATCTTTACAAAGCGCTCAGAACCTTTACAATGGTTATAATCCGTATGGCGGCTACAGCGTTGGTCCGCAGCCAAAAGCGCCACCTGTTGTGATAGATCAGGGCAAGATCAAGCGTAACATTTTTTACACCGCGTTGTACCATACCATGCTTGCTCCAAACATTTATAACGATGTTGATGGGCAGTATCGCGGTATGGATCAGAAAGTGCATACCGCTAATGGATTTAACTACTATACCATATTCTCGCTGTGGGATACCTATCGTGCTGAGCACCCGTTGCTGACCATCATCGATAAAAAACGTACGCTGGATTTTATAAAGACTTTCCTGGCCATGTATGATGAAGACGGTGTATTGCCTGTTTGGCCCGTAGGCTCGTGGGAAACTTATTGTATGGTGGGCAACCACTCCATCCCGGTTATTGTAGATGCTTACAGCAAAGGCGTACGCGATTTTAATACCGATAAGGCCCTCTACGCTATGAAGGCTGTGGTTAACCGCAAACAATTCGGACTGGGATCTTACAAAAACAATGGCGCTGTTTTGGCTGATGACAATGACGAGTCTGTATCAAAAACATTGGAGTATGCCATTGACGATTGGTGCATTGCCCAATTTGCCAAAATGCTGAACAAGCAAGCCGACTATGACGAGTACATTAAACGTGCCCAATACTGGAAAAACCTGTACAACAACCAAAACGGTTATTTACAGGCACGCACCAACGGCAGCTGGTACGCCCCGTTTGATCCTAGCGAGGTAAACCAAAACTATACCGAGGGCAACGCCAGGCAATACGCTTTCCTGGTACCGCAGGATGTAGAAACACTGATAGCCAAGATGGGTGGCAGAAACAAGTTTGAAGCCCGGTTAGATGAACTGTTCAACACCAAGGCCAAGATTACCGGCAAAGATCAACCTGATATTAGCGGACTGATTGGCCAGTATGCGCATGGTAATGAGCCGAGCCACCACATTGCCTACCTGTACAACTTTACAGACGATCCAACCAAAACGCAACTGTACCTGAGCAAGATCATGAAAGATGAATATAGCGACGGGCCAGACGGTTTGGCGGGTAACGAGGATTGCGGACAGATGTCTGCCTGGTACGTAATGAGTGCGCTGGGTATTTACAACCTGATGCCGGGCGGGCAGCAATACCAGGTTGGTTTGCCCCAGTTTGATAAAGCAGTGATCAGCCTGGAGAATGGTAAAAAATTCACGGTTTATAACGCGGCCGCTGCATCAAGCAATATCTATCTGCAAGGCATGAGTTTGAACAAAAAGCCATACAACAAACTCTATCTTACCTATGACGATATTAACAAAGGCGGCGATTTTGAATACTTTGCCGGCCGATTGCCCAACCGCCTGTTTGTGCAGGATCTGGAGAAACCGTCATCTAAGATCGTTGATGACCTGATCGTGTCAAACCCATACTTTGTAGCCCCGTCCGGTACGTTTAAAGACAACATCAGCATAGAAATAAAATGTGCCGATGCTGATGCCAAAATTTATTATACAACAGATGGTTCTGCTCCAACCGCCAGTTCAACCCTATATGCTGCTCCTGTGAAACTGACCAAAACCACCATACTGAAAGCCATAGCGGTTAAAGATGGCAAAAGCAGTTTTGTAGATGCGGGAGTTTTTAAGAAGGGGGATGGTAAATAA